CCACTCCAGACAGAGTACACAGGGGCACTTCTCCAATACCTAATGGGCGGGATACGCTCATGCTTAGGAAGCCAGTAAAGCAGTACtaatgttttggtttctttttgtttggttttcaaaAGGTACATAAAGAGAGTGGGCAACTATAGCACACAGAGATTATTTTACTTTGATGTTAATGAAGCTTAAGTTTCTAAGTCCCTAACATTTCATAATAAGTTTCGAAGTCCCTAGCAGTTCTATTCCTTTACTTAAGACAGGATTCTccaaattatatatgttttagaCCCTCGAAACCTGGGTCTGCCCCTAATAGCACCACAAGATCTTTTCAGATCTTACGTTTCCAGAGGTCTTACTTTTCCTGGGTGGAGCTCCCTCAGCATCCCAGCTCAGCCCCATCCCACACCTGGGGCCCTGGTGCTCTGGTGCTATGGCCTGGTGACTCCTGATTCCCCAGTCTGGAACTCATCCTCCTCCCGCATCTTCaacttcccttcctccccattcAAACAATCCACCGGATAGCGCTGGATACCTGGGAACTCTGATCCCCCTCCTCAACTCCCAGTCTCCTGCCCGGCAAACATACCATGCCTACAAATAAGTGACTGCATCAGCAGGTACTTACGTACCAAAAGGGGTAGCAGGCTCACCAAAAATTCGACTAGCAAAAATTCGACTAGCACGGTGAGTGGCGTCTCCAAGGATTCTCGTCCCAGTCTCTCTGAGCACGAGGAGAGATACGAAATACTGCTCTCTAaagggaaactgagtcccaggcAGAGCCGTCCACCACTGGGCAGGGGGATCCTTCGCTCCACACCCCAGAGGTTGGAATCCCCCCTTCTCTACCCACCCGATCCCCGACCCCGACTCACCGAACTCGCAAGGGCCGTCGCGTGCCTTGTGCAGGTGACCGGGGTGCGCGCGGGGCTTGTGCCGGGCGCGCAGGCGCAGCGCGCAGACACTGGGGTAGGAGCGACCGTCAGAGCCGCAGACGGTGCCGCGCTGCGCGCACACGCAGAGCCCAGTGCCCTCGGGCGCCGCCCCCGCGGCCCGGCTCGCGCACACCAGGCCGGGGCCACAGCGCGCGCCGGCTCGGCCCCCGCAGCTCGCGCCCTCGGCTCCCAGGCAGCGAGAGCAGCAGCCGCACTCATCGCGCGCCGAGATCCCGGGCGCCGGGCAGGGCGCGGGCGCCGGGCAGCGCTCGGGCCGGCACAGACCACACTCGGGGCGCCGGCCACCCGCGTCGCGGATCCCGAGGCTTGGGGACAGCGGcggcagcagaagcagcagcggCAAGAGCAGCGACAAGCGCGGCATGGCTTGCTCCGGGACAGCGGCGGCGCCTCTGCTTCGCGCTCCGCTCCGCGCCCGCCAAGCAGCCACCGCTCCCGCCCCGCGGCCGCTGATTGGCCGGGCCTGCACCGAGGGGCGCCAGCAAACCGCTGCTCCAGCCCGGAACTCGCGCGGTGCCCGCGGCCCGGGGCTCCGAGCTGGAGGGGCGCCCCGAGAGCAGCTCCCTGACCTCCGACTGGACTCTTGAGGGAACCGAGACCCAGTCGGGGGAGAACTTGCCCGAGGTCGCTGTGGTAGAGTCAGGATTGGATAACGGTACAGTCTCCGGATCCAAGGCTGGTTCCAGATAGTATGCCCGTAAATCCTCCCAGAAGGATGcgctgttttatttaattttattttgcattcgGTAGTTTAAGAAGTGTTATTTTATAAAgagaatatatgttttaaaatgtatattttacatatacatctaAGGATGAAAAGAGGGGTTTCCCTACCACCTTGTATCACCATCCTCCAACTCGACTCCCAGAGGCCACTTTTGCTATTGGGTTTTTGTGTAtc
Above is a window of Papio anubis isolate 15944 chromosome 13, Panubis1.0, whole genome shotgun sequence DNA encoding:
- the IGFBPL1 gene encoding insulin-like growth factor-binding protein-like 1 gives rise to the protein MPRLSLLLPLLLLLPPLSPSLGIRDAGGRRPECGLCRPERCPAPAPCPAPGISARDECGCCSRCLGAEGASCGGRAGARCGPGLVCASRAAGAAPEGTGLCVCAQRGTVCGSDGRSYPSVCALRLRARHKPRAHPGHLHKARDGPCEFAPVVVVPPRSVHNVTGAQVGLSCEVRAVPTPVITWRKVMQSPEGTQALEELPGDHVNIAVQVRGGPSDHEATAWILINPLRKEDEGVYQCHAANMVGEAESHSTVTVLDLSKYRSFRFPAPDDRM